In one Motacilla alba alba isolate MOTALB_02 chromosome 7, Motacilla_alba_V1.0_pri, whole genome shotgun sequence genomic region, the following are encoded:
- the PLCD4 gene encoding 1-phosphatidylinositol 4,5-bisphosphate phosphodiesterase delta-4 isoform X2 has protein sequence MDQREKIDQWIRDWFQKADKNKDGRMNFKEVQRLLKMMNVDMNEDHALRLFQDADKSESGTLEGEEFVLFYKALTQREEVLSLFQEYSEDGKKLTLLELVDFLREEQLEDEGTEELAMGLIDKYEPSETARARHVLSADGFLMYLCSLEGSIFNPQHRGLWQDMSQPLCHYFISSSHNTYLIEDQIRGHSSIEGYIRALKRGCRCLEVDCWDGPNGEPMVYHGHTFTSKIPFREVVSTLGKYAFKTSDYPVILSLENHCSMEQQEVLAQQLKDILGEQLLTTTIDRHVPTQLPSPEELKHKILLKGKKIGRLEDTLDGPGDEAPDVSDDDNGAEAEEERRRAKKDKETLAQALSDCVIYCKNVPFRGFQEARSHSRPSEISSLSEAKARKLIRDEGNEFVRHNAWQLTRIYPSGMRTDSSNYSPQEMWNVGCQIVALNFQTAGMEMDLCDGLFSQNGCCGYVLKPPFMRDKETLFNPSDPSSREGPGPITLTIQVISGQQLPKVANSKEGAIIDPLVRVEIYGVPADQAHQETKYIENNGFNPRWDETLQFQLHVPELALVRFVVEDYDKTSRNDFVGQFTLAFANIKPGYRHIHLLSKDGTSIPPSSLFVHIRITEPPGPEED, from the exons ATGGACCAAAGGGAGAAGATAGACCA ATGGATTCGTGACTGGTTCCAGAAAGCTGACAAGAATAAGGATGGGCGCATGAACTTCAAGGAGGTGCAGCGTCTCCTGAAGATGATGAACGTGGACATGAACGAGGATCATGCCCTGCGGCTCTTCCAG GATGCTGACAAGTCAGAGTCGGGGACGCTGGAAGGGGAGGAATTTGTACTCTTCTACAAGGCTCTCACGCAGCGTGAGGAGGTGCTGAGCCTCTTCCAGGAATACTCTGAGGATGGAAAGAAGCTGacgctgctggagctggtggatTTCCTgcgggaggagcagctggaggatgagggcacagaggagctggcCATGGGGCTCATTGACAAGTATGAACCATCGGAGACAG cccgGGCTCGCCATGTGCTGAGTGCTGATGGGTTCCTCATGTACCTCTGCTCCCTGGAGGGCTCCATCTTCAACCCCCAGCACCgggggctgtggcaggacaTGAGCCAGCCACTCTGCCACTACTTCATCTCCTCCTCCCACAACACCTACCTGATAGAGGATCAGATCCGGGGCCACAGCAGCATCGAGGGCTACATCAG GGCTCTGAAACGAGGCTGCCGGTGCCTGGAGGTGGATTGCTGGGATGGGCCAAATGGGGAGCCCATGGTGTACCACGGCCACACCTTCACCTCCAAGATCCCCTTCCGGGAGGTGGTGAGCACCCTGGGGAAGTACGCCTTCAAG ACCTCGGACTACCCGGTGATCCTGTCCCTAGAGAACCATTGCAgcatggagcagcaggaggtccTGGCCCAGCAGCTCAAGGACATCCTGGGGGAACAGCTCCTCACCACTACCATCGATCGGCACGTTCCCACCCAGCTCCCATCCCCAGAG GAGCTGAAGCACAAGATCTTGCTGAAGGGCAAGAAGATTGGGCGGCTGGAGGACACCCTGGACGGGCCAGGGGATGAGGCGCCTGATGTGTCTGACGATGACAatggggcagaggcagaggaggagaggcgGAGGGCAAAG AAGGACAAGGAGACCTTGGCACAAGCATTGTCTGACTGTGTCATCTACTGCAAGAATGTGCCCTTCCGGGGCTTCCAGGAGGCCCGCAGCCATTCCCGGCCCTCTGAGATCTCCTCCCTCTCTGAAGCCAAGGCCAGGAAGCTCATCCGGGATGAAG GAAATGAGTTTGTTCGCCACAATGCCTGGCAGCTGACGCGCATCTACCCCAGTGGGATGAGGACTGACTCCTCCAACTACAGTCCCCAggagatgtggaacgtggggtgccAGATCG TGGCCTTGAACTTCCAGACAGCTGGCATGGAGATGGACCTGTGTGACGGGCTCTTCAGCCAGAACGGCTGCTGTGGCTACGTGCTCAAACCACCCTTCATGAGGGACAAGGAGACTCTCTTCAACCCCAGTGACCCTAGCAGCCGGGAAGGCCCTGGCCCCATCACCCTGACAATCCAG GTAATCAgcgggcagcagctgcccaaaGTGGCCAACAGCAAGGAGGGAGCCATCATTGACCCACTGGTGCGTGTGGAGATCTATGGGGTCCCCGCGGACCAGGCGCACCAGGAGACCAAGTACATCGAGAACAATG GGTTCAACCCCCGCTGGGATGAGACACTGCAGTTTCAGCTCCACGTGCCCGAGCTGGCCCTCGTTCGCTTTGTGGTGGAGGATTATGACAAGACTTCCAGGAATGATTTTGTGGGTCAGTTCACCCTAGCATTTGCCAACATCAAACCTG GATATCGGCACATCCATCTCCTCTCAAAGGATGGCACCAGCATCCCACCCTCTTCGCTCTTTGTCCACATTCGCATCACTGAGCCACCTGGCCCTGAGGAGGACTGA